A genome region from Arachis duranensis cultivar V14167 chromosome 8, aradu.V14167.gnm2.J7QH, whole genome shotgun sequence includes the following:
- the LOC127741181 gene encoding photosystem I P700 chlorophyll a apoprotein A2-like: MYSLPAYAFIAQDFTTQAALYTHHQYIAGFIMTGAFAHGAIFFIRDYNPEQNEDNVLARMLDHKKAIISHLSWASLFLGFHTLELYVHNDVMLAFGTPEKQILIEPIFTQWIQSAHGKTSYGFDVLLSSTNSPAFNAGRSIWLPGWLNAINESSNSLFLTTGPGDFLVHHAIALGLHTTTLILVKGALDARGSKLMPDKKDFGYSFSCDGPERGGTCDISAWDAFYLAVFWMLNTTGCVTFYWHWKHITL; the protein is encoded by the coding sequence ATGTACTCTTTACCTGCTTATGCGTTTATAGCGCAAGATTTTACTACTCAAGCGGCGTTATATACTCATCATCAATACATCGCAGGATTCATTATGACAGGAGCTTTTGCTCATGgagctatattttttattagagatTACAATCCAGAACAAAACGAGGATAATGTATTGGCAAGAATGTTAGACCACAAAAAAGCTATAATATCGCATTTAAGTTGGGCTAGCCTGTTTCTGGGGTTCCATACTTTGGAACTTTATGTCCATAATGATGTCATGCTTGCTTTTGGCACTCCggaaaaacaaatcttgatCGAACCCATATTTACCCAATGGATACAATCTGCGCATGGTAAAACTTCATACGGCTTCGATGTACTGTTATCTTCAACGAATAGTCCGGCGTTCAATGCGGGGCGAAGCATATGGTTGCCCGGTTGGTTAAATGCTATAAATGAGAGTAGTAATTCTCTATTCTTAACAACAGGACCCGGAGATTTCTTAGTTCATCATGCTATTGCTCTAGGTTTACATACAACTACATTGATCTTAGTAAAAGGTGCTTTGGATGCACGTGGTTCCAAGTTAATGCcagataaaaaagattttggttATAGTTTTTCTTGCGATGGTCCGGAACGAGGTGGTACTTGTGATATTTCGGCTTGGGATGCATTTTATTTGGCAGTTTTCTGGATGTTAAATACGACTGGCTGTGTTACTTTTTACTGGCATTGGAAACACATTACACTATGA